The window ATGTAAAGTGACCCTCATGCCCcggataaaaataaaagtaaacatGTTAAACAGTACAGTACAAAACCGTTTGGGGTGTCCTTCAGATTTCAGAATTGGTGTGCCTGGAGGAAATCATAAGCAATCCTTATCCTTTCTCcattattgtttgttttttccaGTAAGGTATGGTCATGATGATATGAATTGTACCCCATGAGGTAACTTTTCCGTGGTGGTTTGGCCGACAAAAATCCGAAAGTCTTATTAACCACGTTATTAATTTATGAGAGATTTTTGGGTGCCTCATGAGGAGAGAGTTGGGATGTGATCTAAATTGGAAATAGTAGAATAATTTGGcaaaatattagaataaaattaatattatattaaaataatttttttttaaaaaaaatttgtactcGAATGCTACTATTTATGTGACTAACTCTAATAAGTCAGTTGAGGATCCATAGTCCAcctcaaaattttgtaaaattttattagcCAGTTACAATGATGTGATGGTGGTCTTATAATATAATCTATCATTGTAGACAAATGGTTCTTCTTTTTGGGTCTAGAGCCGCATAAATGGACTAATTTAGTGTGCTTTTGGATTGCACGTTTCCAGCGTGCAATCTAGCGTTTGCGTTTTTGACTGGGTCTCACGGCATTGATCACAACTCAGCCAAAATCGCAAAAACACGCATACCAATGCATTTTTGGGTCCcatgatactattcacatatttaaaaattattttgttacagtgtttttagcaataagttttcaattttcaacaaataagcgatatccaaacacacccttaataaAGAAACTCTCATTTAGAGAAACAAATCTTTCTTTGGGTCTGGACAGTGGAGGTGCACAAGTGAGTCGTGACCTACAGACACAATCAGACCTAAAGAACAATCATATATAAGCTATAGAATATTTTAACTAATAAGCAAAGACAGAGATCACATGCATTCTTTCTTTCATAAACCCTTGGTCACTGATAATTCTCAGTTCAGTATAACTAACTACAAGACTACTGTCTAAGATCTGCTAAAAGAATTCTCTAATATACTGATATGCTGAAAAACTATGCTCACCACACAGATGTTTATCAACAAGTGTATGTTCCATGGCAGTGGGAAAAAGACCAAACTTTCTCAACATATCAAGAAACCTGTAAATCACTTTGAAAAATTGGCATGCATTAAAACAAGAAAGGTTTCCCCTTCGTCTTAGGAAAATTGGCATACATTAAAACTAAGCTCACCACACAGATATGAACTCATTTACACAAAAATTCAACCACCTCCCCCCACCACTTCCAAAGCAGGCGCCCCACCAACGTTTCTTAGTATTCAAATTCAAGGTAGATTTAGATTACAACCATTTGATTAATTCGGTCATGTAGCTAAGATAAGTTTACTAAAACTAAGACTTAATTTCTTGCTTCTATTCAGATCCAAAATATCCTATTTCTGATATTCAAACTTCATAATTCCTTGCTGTCACAAAATCATAAAGAACAATAATATATGCAGAAATCTCCTTATTACCATTACTAGGGAGTTCTTTAAGGAAACAAGattgaaaattaccaaatttatGGCAGCATCATAAATTTCATCAGATACGTAAAGATGATTATTTAGAATATATCTTAATAGCACCCTAGTAAAATATTAATGCATACCATTCATCCAAATACCCAACCACACTGAATGTCATCAAGTAGTACCTCTAACTCATTTGGCATAGCAGTAATTAAACATGATTATCACTTGACCCTAATATATAGTTAATGCAGTGGCAAAGAAACAATGTGTCACACAAAAGGGCTATTTTGAGATCTGCTTAAGGAAACTAACCAGTATTAAGTATAGTGGGGAATGAAGTGCAAAATCTGCAGGCATATAATGACCAGATGAACTtatcacatatatataattttttaacaaatccaccctACATTTAAAGATCAATATAAATTGAATAAGAAATAGTATCCAATAGGTATGAATTTGACTTACGTGTTAAGAACAAAGAGATACATCGGGGTGTAACTTGAACGATTAAACTTGACCATATTAATTCAAAAGAAGCTGAAGAGATAGACTAAGCTGTCGGCTAGGCATCATACAGGACAGAGACCAGGGGAACACTTATGTAACATATCTGACCAATCACTTACCAAAAAACATGTCCGACCGGTGGGGTTGAAAAGGGTAATTAATTTATTGTGCACAAACAAGAGAAAACAAGTTAAAAAGATATGTGCAGTAGATATTTAGCAAGttgcaaaaataattataatagaaCCAACAATGGGCTTCATTTCACCAGGGACTTTCCTCTAATGATAAAGCGCATATGGAGTGTGACGCTGAGTTAAAAGAAAGACCCCAATGTACATTTCTGTTACTAATTTTTTACTCCACCTCAGTGAAACTTTAAGCTAAGTAAAGTCATAAAACCTTTTTCCAAAACTCGCATTGACAAGGCAACACTAAAGGTCAATCACACAAAAATCTCACCGTCAAAAagccatttttctttttcttgctcttGCCCCCTGCCCGCCGGGGGAGATttgggagggggaggggggggggggggggttgaggGATGGGATCTAATCTCTTCAACAAAAGTAAAGCAAATAAGAATCATGAGCAATTACACAATTCTGCAATGATTGAATAAAACTTATGCAAATAGTCATCAAAGCCTAAAACATGTACCAGTACTTCAGATTATTCACCTGTGCCTGTTCTACATGAAGCCAAACTTTAAAAAGCTCTCATGGtgacttaaaaaagaaaagtaaagttgCGAAGCAATTATGATGGGGAGGGGGGTGAAAAGTAAACCTGCAGGCCTCCTTCTAAGAAAGTATCTGACTCTAAATTAAAACCTGAAATTTCCCCAAAAAAGGAGGGCAGAGATAACCCATGACTCTGAATCCAATTTCCTTGAAAAGCAAAGACTGTAAATTCCATCCAGAAAGGACTCCACACAAATCAATGGCATCACCTAAAATGGAAACCTTAGCATCCCATCACAGCGCAATTATACACAAAACTGCCGGATTGCTTTCTGGCAAGAAGGTCCCATTGTGGTGGGCCTTCAGAAGGGGCCCAAGAATTAAGCTCAATCACCCCTCCACCCAAAGCTCTAGGTCCACCCAGAACAATTAGCTGATCTCCACAAGCCCTAAATGCTAATCCCCAACCATTCGTCGAGGTTGCCTGCTCAGGCAATCGCCCAATTGTGACCCATGAGTTCATCTCTTTGTCATATTTCCTCAGCTCCTTTTGTGCATAATCAGCTGCATAAAGCACATTATTTACGACAGCAAGAAGAGGAGGTGCTTCGGTGGCAGCAGGTGCCTCAATTGCCCCAGCCCCTCCATTTCGTCCAGGGAACATGTTAGGTATCTCGGTCCATGTCCTTGTCTTCAGATCATATACCTCACCACATGTAAGCGATTTTGAGTTGCCCTCCCCAATTCCACCCACAATATAAAATTTCCCATCCATAAATACCCCCGAGCACATTTTCCTTGCTTTTTTCATGCTTGGAAGAGTCTCCCAAGTTCCTTTTTCTGAATTATATAGCTCAGCCACCTTTAAGATATTGCCACGTGGATCACAACCGCCAGCTAAAATTGCGATTTCACCAAGGCTGGCAGAACCAAACAAGCACCTAGGTGTATTCATGTTCATGCCAGAGTACCACGTGTTCGTTAAAATGCTATATCTATAAATAACATGGGACGTTATTTCCTTTCCAAAAACAAGAAGTTCAGTACCAACAGCCAACGACTCTTTGTCTGAACACATGAAGCAGTCATTTGAAGGCATTCTAGGCAAATGCATCCACCGACGGGAAATTGGATCAAACGCATCCCATTCAAGGAGACTGCAAGAGAAGTAAACCCAATGTTCTATGATACCCATTTTCCGCCTCTCCCTATATAGCTCCCCACTACGAATAAGAGACCGAAAGCTGTTATTCAGTGATGCAATGGAGCCATAATCAGACCTAGAGCAGTTAAGAAGACAGTTAATGGATATGTCTCGCCCAAGTTGGTGGATAAGAGAACTTGAATCTGACTTCTCCCCTGTGTGGTCCTGGTCTTCTGGTTGTTCAGTTTGGACAAGAACAATATCAGAAGAACCCTTCCTTGTTCCCTCTCCCTCACGAGTATCTGATACCTTGCATGACTTTCTCAATGGATGTTCTTCTCCATCCTCCAAACGGCGCTTGCTGTGTGACAGCTCCATCAAACGGAAAGTACAGTAAGTCCACTTGCTCTCTTGTTCACACAAGCTCGGCAAGTCCCTCGTCACGAGATAGGACGGACCCTCCAACATGTTGACAGAATTTTTCAATCCAACCAGCCTAAAGAAACCCTTACCATCAAAGCCAAACACAACACCAATCAGTCAAGAAATTATAATTCATATTCCTCATCTACTCCACACACAAATAACCCATCAACTAAATATGTGTTACCCCTTTTACTTGAAAAGATTATCCATTAATGAAACATGCAGACAtcacacaaaaataaacaacTCACACAAACCCTTcagcaatctctctctctctctctctctctctatcaatCTAAATTCCAATTAACCAAAAGAAAAGTGAATGCAATGCATAACAAAAATCAGAAATAAATCCATAGAAATCAAGGCATGATACTGAtgtataacaacaacaaaaaaaatcaaaatttaatctaCAGTACAGCATACCATTGTGAAACAATAATTCACGCCTGAAAAATGAGAATTACCATGTCAGATCTCAGGTGAATTCCAGCATATAAATATAAAGGgaaacaaaaactcaaattgACAATCAATCACATGCCAGACTTTACTAAAAATGCCAATACATAAAAATTTACCAAATCTGATTATGCAGTTATAAAACTTAgacaacaaaaaacaacaaacagATCCATTTAAAATTTCCATTTACAGCAAACCCATATATTCTTTTTCCCTTCTCTTCACCTGATACTGTATAAATGATTAaatacccagaaaaaaaaaattcccaaaaaaagaaaaacacacacacacacacaaaaaaaaaaagaaaaaaaaaaggagacagAGCAAAAAGCTTACAAATTGGATAAGAAAACGTTTACTTctttctcctcctccttctaGCTCCACCTCCCTCTAAATAACACCCCAAttgctctctctatctctctctttctctttcagattctctctctctctccctctagttCTGGTTATATTCGCTGtgcttagagagagagagactaagagagagaaagggagcaTTGTgctaatattaaataataaaaatggtgcataaaaataaaaaattaatttaccttttttttttttttaacggaaAGAGAAGGGTAGTGGGTCCCATCAACCAGTAAGTATGAGTCGCCGTTTAAGATTTGCGgccaaaacaaaactgaaaccGCTAACGGCCGTTTATGCACGTGTTGCAAAACTAATGTACTCAGCTCTTATATATCACAAGTAGGAACGTTGTAACTTaactagtgtttttttttctcccgTTTTAACGGAGACGTATAGGAGGTGTTTGGTTTGTTTCAAACaaccatttttagtttttaaataatattacatgtatttttacacattttttcatccacatgtattttcacaaatatttttaaacaaaaattttcagtttttaaacacatgtaccaaacgggttcataaagtttaaatttttatttaaatttaatttataaaaaagggTAAGTACTATTGCAAACTAATGTATTTAGCTCTTATATCAACTAGGATCAATAATAGTGTTGTTACttaattggtatttttttttcttccattttattGAAGATGTATAAAGTTTAAATCTTTAtttaaagttaatttattaaaaaaataagtactAGCTTTACtctgttttctcttttcttaaattttttttttcctatttagtGAAgacttaaatttatttatttttatatatgtaaaaattttGGATTGTTCTTTTCTATTTTGGGGGGATAGGGGGTttgataaagaaaatatttggaTTGTCCATATTTGATGTTAATTGTTAAGTCACTATAGTTTGGAGTTTGGACAACGTCAATCAACATAGTGACTAGTGATTTATCAATTACTAGTAGTTTTAGATTAAAACTTTCTAAACTTTGGGGTTGAGATAGGGAAAGAATTTGGAACTTTTTGTTTATGGAGAAGTTGGTCGAATGGAAATGAAAGCATGGAGAAGAGTGATtgaatgaaaaatgatttttttttttccataaattaaTAATGCATGTGGATATGAATTTCCTATGCATGAAGGAAAGTGACAATATTAATGTTGCTTAAAATAATATGAAGCTTTGGTACTTTTTTGCTATCACTAAGTAACACAAAGGAGGGCTAACGTGCTTGTAGCCCGATTAACACTAACCTTTGTTTCCATCTCCCCTCTCCTAcctcaaacaaacaaacaaacaaacaaataaaaaaaaaaaaagagaaggaggGGGTgtaattcaattattttaataCCAAACTTAAATAGAGTAGTGTTAACGGTCCTTTTTGTGGCGGGTACACGTGTCGTGTTTTAATATACAGTAGTTAGACCCAAAGTTTTTAAGGAAGTTAAGTCCGAAACTCATGCCATTGGTCACCCTTTGGCCATTACCGTTGTGTTTTCCCTAAGGAATTAAATAGcgtaataattatttaaagaaGATCTTTTTTCCTTAATCACCGGGTCTTATGGCCCAAGTGGTACCCGGTTTACCATGAAACCGCTAGCGAAGaagatttttttcccttataaaATATGTAAGCAAGATATTATATTGTTCATAATATAAAGGGGTGAgcgaaaataataattttcaacaaaaatagtTTGTTGGGGATTGcttttgtgataaaaaaaaaaaaaaaaaaataaaaaaaaaaaaataaaaaaaaaaaaaaaacaaaacaaaacaatataaagTTTTAGTATGTCGAAGTATTCTGCCAAAGCATTCAGTCGTGGTGAGAGGCATTTAATAGTGACAGCCATAATGAAGAAGTTCTCAACGTTATATGAGTCATTCACTAGTGTTCTGTGGGATATTTTGCAACATAAAGGCTTTTGAGCACTTATTCTACATATTAGTGCTCAAGTTGTTAAAATCAGAAAAGTTTAGTCTACGAGAGCACATTCAAGTTAGCGGAGCTAGAATCTTAGTCTACAAAAGCCTCTATTAGAAACATGTTGAAACCAATAAGTGGGTGTGCCTCTCAGTCCATATTTAACTTGGTTAGATGAATCTGTGGTAAAACATTCAAGTTAGCTAGACCATAAACTTATTCCATAGAAGCTTCTTCTACTGACGCTCTAGGATAGTAAAATATTGTACATAATAACATacgataaaataaaagaagaatttgTTTGGAAGTGGAGAGAGTGAGATCTAATGTGTGCATTCTTGATGGAATGTTTTTAGAAGCTAAGtaaatgagattgagaagagGAATGGGAATGAGGTGAGATAAATTGAAGTTCTTTGATTCCCCTTTCATAATGGGTATGGTTTGGTTTTATCTAAATAGAGATGTTTGTTGGTCTATTGGACAAACTTTTTGCAATAAATATGAAGGGGTTGAGGAGGTCTTTATGTTGAGTAGTAGCTtagttgaaaaattataaagcgAAAATAATACTTGGTTTTAGCTACAAAAGGAAAGATGTTTTCttgaaaaggtaaagagtaTATAAGTGGGGCCATTTAATTAATGTAGTAGATGTCAGCTTGTATTGATAAGGCAAATTAAGAGGAAATAACATGCATGCAACAGAATGGTGTCAAATCTCTTGGTTCATGTGTTCCATGCTAACACATTAACCAAGGGGATAGCTACCAAATTTCTTGCTCACCAAAAATCCCTTGCTTGTCAAACCAAGGGCATGACGTGTGACACCCTTATTTGTGGATAACCATGTGAATCTTGATGTGGGATGTGTTGTCAATAGTTAACTatgggttttgggtttcaaaaccttaatgtataatctattaaaaaaagagtCGTAACGGTATATTTAAACTTATGGCAACTACTCCATAATAATTAGTCTTATCATTAGGTTAagacatcaattgattttttggaGTAAATGGAGTTTGAACTCTAGATCTTTTACTCAAcgacaaatttttttactaattgaCTAATTGGAATACGCAAATAGCAATTGATACTTACATATTTAGTGTAACACCAATTCTCACTATTTAGTTTCTTTTATATTGCAATATTGGTTTCCATAAAATGTGTGTAATTgattaaaaatggaaaataattcTTTTCACGTATGAACTAAAGGAGGTAACTGTCATTCAATATATTGCAGTCAGAAATTTCTTCTTTTAGACCAAATTTTGATCTCTTGTCCAACGTTATTTTATGCATAAGCTAATAATTTTGCTTACTTTTAATCCATTTGTTTGTAGATCCTTAGCACCAGAACAAGTTACCTCAATATTAATgtataataactaaaatttgaGTAAGAAATATTACTTTGAAAGAGTATTTTCCTTTTAGAGGGGAGTGAAGAGGAAGGGGGTCAAGGTTTACAATCCCTCAcgtttgaatgttttttttttttttttttttttttttttttttttaaagataacgGGGAAAGGATTTGAAGGGGTTTAAAGGGGTATCCTACctcccaaaacccaaaccccTTATTTTCAATTCTTCCAAATTGGGGGAATTTGAATGAGGAGTTTTAAGGATGAGTATACTTttccatttttaataaattatttttcttctccttttcacCCTATAAAGAAGAGAGGTCTTTGCTTCCCTCTccttcaatttaatttttaaaacattctaTAAGATATCTACTCCACCCTCTCTCCAATCCTGTCTTCTCTTCTATTCTCCTTTTCCTCTAAACTTCAAAACATATTGTAAGGAGTTTGGGATGTGTTACGTTAGGTGAAATAGAGAAGCACTTGGATTATAGTTTGCTTATagcaatatagttttttttttttttttttttttttggaatttgaaaaagagaaaaaaaaaatccaagaaaaagcTTAAgtgatctatttttttttttttttttctataaggTGCTGCTAGAATTGTCTCAAATTCTtatttggatttggttttttAATTGGGTTTCCTTAGTGTGgaagaaaatgaatttttcttaGCATAGAAGGAAAGTTCCTTATTGAAGATATAATTAGGTATTCGTTATCCATCAAGGAATAGTATTGGAACCTTATAAATAGGTATTTGTTCCAAAGATTTTGGTGAATTTTGCCCAAGGATCCTCATATATAGGAAGAGGAGAAGACTCTTAGAAGAACATAGAGTAAGTTTCTTTGAGAGTAAATCGAATATTTGTCTATTTTCCCATGAGAGAGTCATGGTGTATTTGAGACTTTGAGAATGAGTTTATGTGTGAGGTTTGTGAGTGAGTTTGTCTTTGTGAGATGAtttaatttgagagagagagagagagagagagagagagagagagagagagagagagagagaggtttatGAATGTTGTTTGTATGAGTATGTGAGTTTGGTTGTAATCTATATTTTTGATAGTGGATTTTAATTGTTGTTGCTCATGAATGTAGGCTTGATGTTATAGCTGAACCAAGTTAAATATTGTTATCTTTAGTGGTTGTTCTATATTAttgttcatgtgaatgcattTCTACTAACCCCAAATCACTATAGATGCATATAGATGTAGTCCACTATTTACTTGTCAAGTTACAATTGACACCATTCAATCTAACATGTTCACAGTTGAAGTTTTCTACTGCTAATCACCCACAAACAGATAGTCAAATCGAGAGAATCAATGCTGTGTTGGAATATTTTGTAACAAAACAGTTAAGATCTTTTAAAGactatttagtatttagaatTAAGGAATAtcattttttaagtattttattttttataatttaattgttacAAAAATATAGGGAAATGAGGATTCAAATCATAGTTCTCCTCATAAAAGATAGTAGACAATGTCATTGAGTTACTAAACTCTTGTTACAATTAAGGCAATATCTATCCTCATAATAAATTGGGGCAAAAATCAAGTTATGCATTGAAGTTAAAACTATAATCCACCTAGTCATCTATTTAAAGTGAATTTTCAAGATCTACAAACAACATAAATAAAATGAGGATTCTTAAATAAATGCGAGAAAAAAAAGGGCTACAGATTACATCAAAATAATATAAGGTCATATTTAATTTGCTAAGTGAAAATTGAGGGTGTTCGACTTTTATGTctagatttattattttgtcaAACGATTATATGTAGAATCCCTCTCACATGTCAGTAAACCTCATAAGTATGAGATCTACTCCCAATGTAACATCACTTTCACATGTGAGACTCACACATGTTGTGAGAGATaggttttaagaaattaaaataattttccatgTGAGAGAGATGTTATATAAAACAATTACACATATTACCACCTCCACTGTCTAAGCCCACAAATTAGC of the Quercus robur chromosome 10, dhQueRobu3.1, whole genome shotgun sequence genome contains:
- the LOC126701535 gene encoding F-box/kelch-repeat protein At1g74510 — protein: MLEGPSYLVTRDLPSLCEQESKWTYCTFRLMELSHSKRRLEDGEEHPLRKSCKVSDTREGEGTRKGSSDIVLVQTEQPEDQDHTGEKSDSSSLIHQLGRDISINCLLNCSRSDYGSIASLNNSFRSLIRSGELYRERRKMGIIEHWVYFSCSLLEWDAFDPISRRWMHLPRMPSNDCFMCSDKESLAVGTELLVFGKEITSHVIYRYSILTNTWYSGMNMNTPRCLFGSASLGEIAILAGGCDPRGNILKVAELYNSEKGTWETLPSMKKARKMCSGVFMDGKFYIVGGIGEGNSKSLTCGEVYDLKTRTWTEIPNMFPGRNGGAGAIEAPAATEAPPLLAVVNNVLYAADYAQKELRKYDKEMNSWVTIGRLPEQATSTNGWGLAFRACGDQLIVLGGPRALGGGVIELNSWAPSEGPPQWDLLARKQSGSFVYNCAVMGC